A genomic segment from Gopherus evgoodei ecotype Sinaloan lineage chromosome 6, rGopEvg1_v1.p, whole genome shotgun sequence encodes:
- the NRG1 gene encoding pro-neuregulin-1, membrane-bound isoform isoform X8: protein MVKDLPNPPRYLCRCPNEFTGDRCQNYVMASFYKHLGIEFMEAEELYQKRVLTITGICIALLVVGIVCVVAYCKTKKQRKKLHDHLRQSLRSEQNNMVNMANGPHHPNPPPENVQLVNQYVSKNVISSEHVIERETEMSFSTSHYTSTTHHSTTVTQTPSHSWSNGQTESIISESHSVLVSSSVEDSRHTSPAGARGRLSGIGGPRDCNSFLRHARETPDSYRDSPHSERYVSAMTTPARMSPVDFHTPSSPKSPPSEMSPPVSSLTVSVPSVAVSPFMEEERPLLLVTPPRLREKYDHHIQQFNSFHHNPAHESNSPPPSPLRIVEDEEYETTQEYEPAQEPPKKLVNSRRAKRTKPNGHISNRLEVDTDTSSESSSSESETEDERIGEDTPFLSIQNPMATSLEAATAYRLADSRTNPTSRFSTQEELQARLSSVIANQDPIAV from the exons AAGCAGAGGAACTATACCAGAAAAGGGTCTTGACCATAACTGGCATCTGCATTGCTCTCCTTGTAGTTGGCATCGTATGTGTTGTGGCCTACTGCAAAACCAA GAAGCAACGGAAAAAGTTGCATGATCATCTTAGGCAGAGCCTTCGCTCTGAGCAGAACAACATGGTGAACATGGCCAATGGGCCCCACCATCCCAATCCACCGCCCGAAAACGTCCAGCTGGTAAAT CAGTATGTATCTAAAAATGTAATATCCAGTGAACACGTcattgagagagagacagagatgtcGTTTTCCACAAGTCACTACACCTCGACAACGCATCACTCCACCACTGTCACCCAGACGCCCAGCCATAG TTGGAGTAACGGTCAGACAGAAAGCATTATCTCAGAAAGCCACTCCGTGCTTGTGAGTTCTTCTGTAGAGGACAGCAGGCACACGAGCCCAGCAGGAGCCAGAGGACGCCTCAGTGGCATAGGAGGTCCACGAGATTGCAACAGCTTCCTGAGGCATGCAAGAGAGACCCCTGACTCCTACCGAGATTCGCCTCACAGCGAAAG GTATGTATCAGCTATGACCACACCGGCTCGCATGTCACCTGTTGATTTCCACACTCCAAGTTCTCCAAAGTCCCCCCCTTCAGAAATGTCTCCACCGGTATCCAGCTTAACTGTATCTGTCCCCTCTGTGGCGGTCAGTCCCTTTATGGAAGAGGAGAGGCCTCTGCTTCTGGTGACGCCTCCTCGGTTACGGGAGAAGTATGACCATCACATTCAGCAGTTCAATTCCTTCCACCACAACCCCGCCCATGAGAGCAACAGTCCACCACCTAGTCCTCTGAGGATAGTAGAGGATGAGGAATATGAGACCACACAGGAGTATGAGCCAGCACAGGAGCCTCCAAAGAAACTAGTCAACAGCCGGAGGGCAAAAAGAACAAAGCCCAACGGCCACATTTCCAACAGATTAGAAGTGGACACCGACACGAGCTCTGAGAGCAGTAGCTCGGAGAGTGAAACAGAAGACGAAAGAATAGGTGAGGATACACCTTTCCTGAGCATACAGAACCCCATGGCAACCAGCCTAGAGGCAGCCACTGCATACCGACTGGCTGACAGCAGGACTAACCCAACTAGCCGGTTCTCCACACAGGAAGAATTACAAGCAAGGTTGTCCAGTGTAATAGCTAATCAAGACCCTATTGCTGTATAA